One genomic window of Pseudomonas sp. LFM046 includes the following:
- a CDS encoding sensor histidine kinase, with product MPDRLKHKARSKIANDDFFLPELCLPEALLGLVLLAELLVLVLVLAEPMLPNFNWVRLALTSLFVQWIVLLSAAVLCQLRPLLARLRAALAGGLCCALVVGLTLAGTAVADYFDLGGPLPRSGEVNLYLRHGLISLIMSALLLRYFYLQSQWRKQQQAELRARIESLQARIRPHFLFNSLNSIASLVVIDPDKAEQAVLDLSDIFRASLAKPGTLIDWGEELELAKRYLSIEQYRLGERLQLDWQVDEVPDDLPIPQLTLQPLLENALIHGIQPRIEGGLVRIEANYRDGMFRLCVSNPYEEVQGQSPSRGTQQALRNIDARLTALFGPRASLSVERRDGRHFTCLRYPCARLTQEARAI from the coding sequence ATGCCAGATCGCCTGAAGCACAAAGCGCGCTCCAAAATCGCCAACGACGACTTCTTTCTGCCGGAGCTGTGCCTGCCCGAGGCCCTGCTCGGCCTGGTGCTGCTGGCGGAGCTGCTGGTGCTGGTGCTGGTGCTCGCCGAGCCCATGCTGCCCAATTTCAACTGGGTGCGCCTGGCCCTGACCTCCCTCTTCGTTCAGTGGATTGTGCTGCTGTCCGCCGCCGTGCTCTGCCAGTTGCGTCCGCTGCTGGCGCGGCTGCGGGCGGCATTGGCGGGCGGTTTGTGCTGCGCCCTGGTGGTGGGCCTGACCCTGGCCGGCACCGCGGTGGCGGACTACTTCGATCTCGGTGGACCGCTGCCGCGCAGCGGCGAGGTCAATCTCTATCTGCGGCACGGGCTCATCAGCCTGATCATGTCGGCTCTGCTGTTGCGCTACTTCTACCTGCAGAGCCAGTGGCGCAAGCAGCAGCAGGCCGAGCTCAGGGCGCGCATCGAATCCTTGCAGGCGCGCATCCGCCCGCACTTTCTCTTCAACAGCCTGAACAGCATCGCCAGCCTGGTGGTGATCGATCCGGACAAGGCGGAGCAGGCTGTGCTCGACCTATCCGACATCTTCCGTGCCAGCCTGGCCAAGCCCGGCACGCTGATCGACTGGGGCGAGGAACTGGAGCTGGCGAAACGATATCTCTCGATCGAACAATATCGTCTCGGAGAACGGCTACAGTTGGATTGGCAGGTGGATGAAGTTCCGGACGATCTGCCCATCCCTCAGTTGACGCTGCAACCTTTGCTGGAGAACGCCCTGATCCATGGCATCCAGCCACGCATCGAAGGGGGGCTGGTACGGATCGAAGCGAATTACCGCGATGGCATGTTCCGCCTCTGCGTGAGCAACCCTTACGAAGAGGTCCAGGGGCAGTCGCCATCGCGTGGAACCCAGCAGGCTCTACGCAATATCGACGCGCGTCTGACGGCACTTTTCGGACCGCGGGCAAGTCTCAGCGTGGAGCGCCGTGACGGCCGCCACTTCACCTGTCTACGCTATCCTTGTGCGAGACTCACGCAGGAAGCCCGTGCGATATGA
- the argH gene encoding argininosuccinate lyase, translated as MSTDKTNQSWGGRFSEPVDAFVARFTASVDFDKRLYRHDIMGSIAHATMLAQVGVLSETERDAIIDGLKQIQGEIEAGSFEWRVDLEDVHMNIEARLTDRIGVTGKKLHTGRSRNDQVATDIRLWLRDEIDTILGEITRLQQGLLGLAEAEAGTIMPGFTHLQTAQPVTFGHHLLAWFEMLSRDYERLVDCRKRVNRMPLGSAALAGTTYPIQREITCQLLGFDAVGGNSLDGVSDRDFAIEFCAAASLAMMHLSRFSEELVLWTSAQFQFIDLPDRFCTGSSIMPQKKNPDVPELVRGKSGRVFGALTGLLTLMKGQPLAYNKDNQEDKEPLFDAADTLRDSLRAFADMVPAIKPKREIMREAARRGFSTATDLADYLVRKGLPFRDCHEIVGHAVKYGVDTGKDLAEMSLDELRKFSDQIGDDVFAVLTLEGSVNARDHIGGTAPNQVRAAVQRGKDLLAAR; from the coding sequence ATGAGCACCGACAAGACCAACCAGTCCTGGGGTGGCCGCTTCAGCGAGCCCGTCGACGCCTTCGTCGCCCGTTTCACCGCGTCCGTTGACTTCGACAAGCGCCTGTACCGCCACGACATCATGGGCTCCATTGCCCACGCCACCATGCTGGCACAGGTCGGCGTGCTCAGCGAAACGGAGCGCGATGCCATCATCGACGGCCTGAAGCAGATCCAGGGCGAGATCGAGGCCGGCAGCTTCGAATGGCGCGTGGACCTGGAAGACGTGCACATGAACATCGAGGCGCGTCTGACCGACCGCATCGGTGTCACCGGCAAGAAACTGCACACCGGTCGCTCGCGCAACGACCAGGTGGCCACTGACATCCGCCTGTGGCTGCGGGACGAAATCGACACCATCCTCGGTGAAATCACCCGCCTGCAGCAGGGCCTGCTCGGCCTGGCCGAAGCGGAAGCCGGCACCATCATGCCGGGCTTCACCCACCTGCAGACCGCCCAGCCGGTGACCTTCGGCCACCACCTGCTGGCCTGGTTCGAAATGCTCAGCCGCGACTACGAGCGCCTGGTGGATTGCCGCAAGCGGGTCAACCGCATGCCCCTGGGTTCCGCTGCCCTGGCCGGCACCACCTACCCCATCCAGCGCGAGATCACCTGCCAGCTGCTGGGCTTCGATGCCGTCGGCGGCAACTCCCTGGACGGCGTGTCCGACCGTGACTTCGCCATCGAATTCTGCGCCGCCGCGAGCCTGGCGATGATGCACCTGTCGCGCTTCTCCGAAGAACTGGTGCTCTGGACCAGCGCCCAGTTCCAGTTCATCGACCTGCCCGACCGCTTCTGCACTGGCTCCTCGATCATGCCGCAGAAGAAGAACCCCGACGTGCCCGAACTGGTACGCGGCAAGTCCGGCCGGGTGTTCGGTGCCCTCACCGGCCTGCTGACCCTGATGAAGGGCCAGCCGCTGGCGTACAACAAGGACAACCAGGAAGACAAGGAACCGCTGTTCGACGCCGCCGATACCCTGCGCGATTCCCTGCGCGCCTTCGCCGACATGGTCCCGGCCATCAAGCCCAAGCGCGAGATCATGCGCGAAGCGGCCCGCCGCGGCTTCTCTACCGCAACTGACCTGGCCGACTACCTGGTGCGCAAGGGCCTGCCCTTCCGCGACTGCCACGAGATCGTCGGCCACGCGGTGAAATACGGCGTGGACACCGGCAAGGACCTGGCCGAGATGAGCCTGGACGAGCTGCGCAAGTTCAGCGACCAGATCGGTGACGACGTCTTCGCCGTGCTGACCCTGGAAGGCTCGGTCAACGCCCGCGACCACATCGGCGGCACCGCGCCGAACCAGGTGCGCGCCGCTGTCCAGCGCGGCAAGGACCTGCTGGCCGCACGCTGA
- a CDS encoding TIGR02647 family protein, protein MVFTPELIAEFELLALFNLDNTQEGLKVHNNANPRAQAAVMRLHQKGLITQPDGGYLTSLGLDAAEHVQALRTILLPQPA, encoded by the coding sequence ATGGTCTTCACCCCCGAACTCATCGCTGAATTCGAATTGCTGGCGCTGTTCAACCTGGACAACACCCAGGAGGGACTGAAAGTTCACAACAACGCCAACCCCAGAGCCCAGGCCGCCGTCATGCGACTGCATCAGAAAGGCCTGATCACCCAACCCGACGGCGGCTACCTGACCAGCCTCGGCCTCGATGCGGCCGAACACGTCCAGGCCCTGCGCACCATCCTCCTGCCCCAACCCGCCTGA